In Miscanthus floridulus cultivar M001 chromosome 5, ASM1932011v1, whole genome shotgun sequence, one genomic interval encodes:
- the LOC136452368 gene encoding uncharacterized protein, with translation MAPSNQPFTLRSILEKDKLNGTNYADWIRNLRIVLRAEKKEEILDTPLLDEPADNAPAVEKNAYKKACDADLEVSCLMLACMEPDLQLQFDNNHAAHDMIVVLNDMFQTQARTERFNVSKAFAKTKLADGAAVGPHVIKMVGYTQRLEKLGFPIGPELATDFILVSLPPSYGNFIMNYHMHGAEKGLNELCGMLKTAEADIKKGAGSSHVMAVQNKPKFKKKGNSWKKKKGKAKDEISKPNPPVPKAGPPADAECFHCHGKGHWKR, from the coding sequence atggcacctagcaatcaaccatttactttgcgttcaattcttgagaaagataagttgaatggaacaaactatgcggattggatccgcaacctgagaattgttctcagggctgagaaaaaggaagaaattctagacaccccattactagatgagcctgctgataatGCACCAGCTGTAGAGAAAAATGCTTACAAGAAagcatgtgatgctgatcttgaagtgagttgccttatgcttgcttgtatggaaccagatctacagttgcagtttgacaataaccatgcagcGCATGATATGATCGTGGTGCTCAATGATATGTTCCAGACTCAAGCCaggactgaaaggttcaatgtctcaaaggcttttgctAAAACCAAGCTAGCAGACGGCGCAGcagttgggccacatgtgatcaaaatggttggttacactcagaggttggagaagctgggcttcccaattggccctgaattagctactgattttattctCGTGTCTCTTCCACCCAGCTATGGAAATTTCATCATGAATtaccatatgcatggggcggagaagggcttgaatgaattatgtggcatgcttaaaacagcagaggctgatatcaagaaaggtgctggcagtagccatgtgatggcggtccaaaacaagcctaagtttaagaagaagggcaattcttggaagaagaaaaagggcaaggctaaagatgagatctctaagccaaacccacctgtgcccaaggctggaccacctgctgatgctgagtgctttcattgtcatggaaaaggtcactggaagagg